The genomic window CAGAGCAATGTCATTGCTGAGTTGCCTCTTTGGGTAGTAGCAGAGGACACGGCTAGCTATTGCGTTCTGCTTTGACCGAACGGCCTCTAGGCTATCAGTCGAGCATTGAAAGCCGTTCGTTTCAGCCATGCTCAGCAAGGACGCAGTGTTGGATTCAGACGGTCGCCGAAGTTACCTAGGTAATCATGCCTTGAACAGACTTCGCCAAGACAGGAGCTACACAGTAGAGTTTTGTCTGCTTGCGCTCAATGGGCCAAGGAGAGAGGGGTGATTTGAAAATTGTCTGAGATACCAACCAACAAGTACGGTGGACTCGGAAGACAGTACGAATTACTGTAAGCCCAGCTGGTCGCCCAGCAAACCGTTGTACTGTGTAGCTTCCTTCAAACCTGGAAAGAGTTCCGTCAAGCACGCCGTTTGCCAGTGCTCCTCCGGGGTCGGCACTCGCCAGCTGGACGACGCATGGGCCAACGGAATAATCATGGGCCGTACCGCAGCAGGGATGGCACTGACCACATCTTCAGACCCAGGTCCTCttctgccgccgctgcttcGGAAAAGGCTCTCCCAACACCGAAATTACACGCTCGATCCTCCCATCCCCGGTCAACATTGACGTGACTCCGGAGTAGTTCATTTTTGTCCCCGGGCTCGCCGACAGCCGGGCACAGCATGACCACAGAGCCATGGGGATCAACGAAAAATCCAGTGAGCCACAGTGGAGGGGATGGATGCACGGCAGTGGTCGACTCGACGTGCCGCCCAAGGCCTGATATTAATCGAGTCGCCCTCCCTCGGCGGCTGTGGCCGAGCCTTGGAGCTTTGCGCGCCTGCGTCTGTTCGACGGTACACGCTGCATGCTGGCGCAGCCCGGCCACCCCCGAGTCACGCGTAACTTGTCCTGGACGGCATTTCCCACAGGTTGGGTCCCACAGGCCTTTTTTATGCCTGTGCTTGTGTGCTCTGCCGCAGCGGAGCTCCATCGCAACCGAAgcccccctcccctgccTCTGGCCTCCTCCGGCGAGCGCGCCACATCGTGATTGGTCAGCTTTTGCGCGACCAGCTTGACGTCCTGTTTACCTCGCCAGCTGCCGACCTCACTTTCCTTCCATCTTTTCTTCTCGTGTCTGGCGTCCAGCCTCCCCTTCATCATCGTGCCGTGATCGCAACCTGTAGGCGACCCTGCCTGGTAgcccccgcgcccgcgccctctTTCCCTCATCCCCATTTCCTCTCTGTaagctcgaggagctcgcaCCCACGCGCGCGAGCAACTCCCAGTCCACCATGCCCATGGAACTGCGCAAGCGCAAggcgccggctccgccgcctgcgccagcAGCCAAGAAGCCAGCCAGGGCGGCCAAGGCCGCCTCTGAGGCCAAGGAAAAGGTCGAGTCGAAGGCGGCTGCCAATGGTGCGGCCAACAAGcagcccgccgtcggcgacaccatcgccctcgacggtttcggcggcgagatcgagACCAACGACGGCACCAAGACCACCCTCAAGGCCCTTGTCGAGGAAAGCAAGGCCGGCGTCGTCCTCTTCACATACCCAAAGGCTTCCACCCCGGGCTGTAAGTCACTCTCCGCCACCAACCAACCCTTCATCCACCACCCCTTCCCCCACAGGCCCCATTCACGCCGCCCTCTCTTTTCCCCCCAAAAAAGGAACCCGGGTTGCCATGACCCTTTTACCAAACATACATACTAATTCCCGTCCCCAACAACAAAAGGCACCCGCCAAGCCTGCCTCTTCCGCGACGCCTACGACGCGCTGacggccgcctcgggcctCGCCATCTACGGCCTGTCGGCCGACTCGCCCAAGGCCAACACGACCTTCAAGGAGAAGCAGAAGCTGCCCTACCCGCTGCTGTGCGACCCGCAGGCGACGCTgatcggcgccgtcgggctcCGCAAGGCGCCCAAGGGCACCACGCGCGGCGTGTTCGTCGTCGACAAGGCCGGCCGCGTGCTCGCGGCCCAGGCCGGCAGTCCCGAGGGCACCCTTAAGGTCGTCCAGGAGGTCGTGGAGCGGCTGGCGGGCGCCGGTAACGGAGAGgggaaggcggaggcggagcagGAGGGtgagaagaagaaggcggaggtgggggaggcggtggagcaggcggagaaggtggaggcggagaagggcGCGGAGAAaccggagcaggcggcgcctggcgaggaggtcaaggagaaggcgaatggggagaagaaggaggagaagaaggaggaggagaaaaaggaggaggaaaagaaggaggagaagtaGGCGGGTAAGACCATTGTGGGAGGGAAATACGGAATGCTGGGTTTCTTCAATCTAGTCTAGGATGGCCGAGGTGTCTGGGTTTAAAGGGTGGATGGAATTCAGCGGTTGTGTATATCATGCTTTGTTTTTGCTCTTTCTGATCGCGATAGCCAATGAAGCGTTTCTGTCTTTGCCCGACTCTGCCTGTGCAATCCCGCTATCCGACCGGAAACCCTACTTCTGTTCCCCAGACGTAATTATCACACGCCCGCTCCCCCAACCTCCTCAGTGACTCTTGCCTCCCTCATCCGGCGgtcgtcgctgctgctgctgcgcttcACGGCTGACCTTCTATGTCAGCCCGTCAGCAACACGCACACCTCCCGGCGACAGCCGGAGTAGATCCCAAGATCAGGACTTATATCCAACAAACGAAAACGAAAGACAGCGCGCCGACCAGGTCCAGAGCGACCATCCCAGGAGCCCCGACATTGGCAGACCTGAGTTGCAGAGCCACACACTCACCGCATTCATCTTCGCTGCGCGGATCGAAGACCGCGTGTAGCTACGTACAGCACCGCCAGTCAGCAAGCACTCTGTGAAGTGCAATCACAACACGCAACAGCAGCCATCAGGGGAAGAGGATTATCCTAGGACACATACACGAACAAGAGACAAGCCATGGTaaacgccgctgccggcgccatGACCGTCTGGAGAGGGAACTCAGCAATTCCGCTCGCATGCTCAAATGTGTGTCGAGGGTAGGTACTTAGACACATACCCGTGGATTGATGCTACCTCTGAACATTGTGCAGGAATTTCATGTCTACCTTGCCGTCTTTAAAACGATTTGGTGTGAGAAGTGGGAGCATAACAAGGTGAAGGCTGTTTGTCGGATGGGAGCGGTTGATGTTTGGTTACAGAGGTTTATTTTCATTAGGCGAGCCCACTTTCCACTCAATCCCTGAGTGCTGCACCGAGCCAAACACTGCTTTGAGCACCAAACACAAGACACATATTAAACTCGCTATGAACAACGCACACAACTTGGGTCCAAGCAAGACGGGCAATGGTATGGCCTAATATTGTACCCTATATTTTCCCCACCACAGCACCTCCATCTTCCATCTCGGCAGTTACATGCCCCCGTTACTGAACCCAGCACCCCCTTTCCGAGGTGTATGTAGGGTGTCTACATGTCCGCCACCGCGCCCAGCCGGACTAGCACACAGCAGCACAAGCGCAAAGGCTCAGCAGCCccttttttcccttttcctGCCTCCCCACTCCAAGTATATGCAAAGACATAGAAACCTGACGAGCCGAGCCACGCCGTGCCATGCCCTGCCTCCATATTGCCGTGCCCCGGGGGTCGCTGACCTGCGACCACTGGACCAAACCAAAGATGCAGTCAGAGCCGACCGACCAATCGAGCAACCCAAGAAGTGGGCTATAAAAAGCAAAGTAAAGAACAAGAAAAAAAGCCCGCGAAAAGCAGTGTTGCCCGGCCGGTAACCTTCGATGCCTGTCTCCTTCCACcaccccaccgccgccaccagcaccaccaacactgccaccaacaacaacggAAGCAGGAAAGAAGACAGGGCCGTTAGGCCGCGGTGTCAGTCAGTAGGCAAGCAAGCAAAAGCCTAGCCAGAAAAGAGAACGCCTCACCGCCAAGCTTGGCTTCCCGCCGCACGAAAAAGGGGCCGCCCGCTcgcagccagccagccaacccaacccaacccgGTCCAGTCTATCATTTGCCCGTTCTCTTACAATTCGACCGCCATTCCAGTTCCCGCTTTCCGGACGATATGATTCGGGGTATATCGCATCGCATCGCACCGCATCGGGGTAGAAAAAAAAgcaagaaaagaaaagagcAGCACAGCCGGCATTCCTTTCCGTCTCCTATCCTCCGAACCTCACGGTCCGTATTGGCCATTCCCGGTGGGCGACCCCGGTAGCCGCTCCGGGAATAAGGTCAGGCGTCTGCTGCCTGCCGAGGAAACGATGGAGACGCTCTCTCGATGACGGGGAATAAGTGCCAGTGCTGAAAAGGTGATATGATGATTCGCATCGACATCTAGTTGGTGTAAAAACACGCCCCATTGGTGGGGGGTGACAAATATGAAAATGCTGCTTGTCGTCTGCACAAAATAAATGTATAATCCTCCTCCACACGCTTCACGTCCCCGAGAACTCGCTCTCACTCCCACgctcctgctgcagctgcaaCTTGCGCCTCCCGCTGGCGCGCACGTGGTTCAGCTGGCGCATGACATACTCGTAGGTGAGCATGgtgacggtggcggcgggcacGGCGCGCATCATGTTggtgccgaggccggcgtaGAAGGCGCGCCAGCCCTCCTCGCGGAGCATGGTGCGGGCGGTCTGGACGATGCCGCGGTACTTGGGCCCGGCCTGgggctgctgcgccgcgccgttgACGCCCGGCTgcacgccgcccaggccctCCATGTACTCGCGCCCGGGGATCGGCCGCCGCTGGGTCTGCAGGCGCGTGCGGATGACCTCGTGCGGATAggtcgcgctgctggccaggATCTTGGACATGATGGAGGCCGACAGGATGCCGAACCAGTGCGCCTTGTCGTCCTgccctgccgccggcgccgcgcccatGGGCCGCCCGGTGAACTTGACCTTGAGGAACTCGTACGCGGGGAACTGCACGGCGACGTGGCtgaggccgagcagggccGGCGTGAGGCCCGAGTAGAAGGAGAGGATCCCTTCTGTCGTGTACATCTTGCGCGCGGCGTCCCATGTTGACTTGTAGTGCCAAGGTTGGTGTAGTGTTGGGCGCGATGTTGGGGTATTCGAGCCTTTGGGGAAGAGAGAAAACCGCGTCCTGTCATGGCTGGTTGACTGTGACATAAGGCGGGTCTTGATGACCCAAATCGGGTTTGTGACAATGGTGCTGCTGGCACCAGCTATTATCGACGACCAGAAGTTGACAACGAAGCTATTTTCTGTGCAGAAGCCGTCAGCACGGTCCGGCCGCCCCTGCGCCGGACAGATCTGGATACCTACTTTGATATTCACCCAGGAACTTCTTGGTCCTGTTGTAGACTGTAAACCACACGGCCCACGTCGGCAGGTAGCCCATGATGATGGGGCCCAGGCCCCTGTACATGCCCCTGAGTCCTTCTTCCCTCCATATCACCCTCGCCGTACCGATCAAGCCCTTATAAACCCTTGGACGGCTGGTGCCGTGCGTCGCGAACCCTCCTTGCGCCTGTAGCTTCGTCTTAATCACGTCGAGTGGGCAGGTCACTATGCCGGATGTGAAGCCGCCTATtgcgccggcgagcgcatTGAATTGCGAGTCTGAGGCATTGACGGCCCATTGCTCCCCGAACGTGACCCGGGCTGGGTGCGGCATCGTTCCGCCGAGCAGGGACATCGGGGCGCCTGGGGAGTCTGTCTCTTGCGCAGGTaagtcctcctcctccggctgAGTCTGCGAGGCCTGAGACCGCGGCAGTGCTACCCCATATTCCGCTGGAGATGCGGGTGCAGATTGTCCGTGGGGGTCGAGGCGCTGTTCCTCGTGAGACATGCCGCCTTCGGAGAGGGACACGGCCCGTGGCCGGCCGTCCGCACGTGGTCCGGCGGCTCCCCGTGTCACAGGCGGCGAAGTACTGGCCTGGGGGTGGAGTTGTGTTTGTGTAGCGGCCGTCGTGATATCATTGGCGGGCATTTGCCAATGCAGTCCCCTCTGCGATTCCCTCTTGTGCCAATGTGCGGGGAAGGGGCCCGCGCAGGCAGGGGATCGTGACGACTGCGCCTATCGGTTATCACGTCGCATGAGCACGGATGCGCAGGCCTTGCGGACTGGTCGAGCGCTCCAAGGTTGGGTGTAAAGAATTCGGGCGTAGAGGTCTATCCGTGGTGGCCGGGTAAGAGGCTGTTAGGCTGGGAAAGTCGAGAGTTCGAGAGTCCGATGGTGGCCGAACTTGAACGGGAAGTGCGCTTGGCATTCGGGTGGGCCGGGGTGGACTTTTGGATTGCACAATCGGACACTGTGGAGTCCCGGAGAGCGGTGGCGGACAGGCCGCACATGCGGTTATGTTTTGCGCAGTGTAGAATACAGTACTATGTCCAGTAGTGCTCAGATGTCAACGATTTGTTGCTTATGGGCCGGATGTGCTAAGTGGGCACGCGGGCAGGTGGAAGCCGAGTTCGAAGTTACCGAGGTGTCTGCGGCCGACAGCCCGAATACAACATAAAGTGTTGGCTGTGTCGACATGCAAGTCCCCCTTTGTCTTCGGTTTGCTGTCGAGTGTCTGAAAACCCGACTTACTGTTGACGTGTTGGCGCAAATCTTTCTGCGTTCTGCAACATATGGGGATCCCTGTGGTCGAGAACTTCTCACTGGTTTAACGATCCATTGACTGTCGTGTATCCGGGTTTCTGGCTCATCTATTACCTCATCGCCCGATAATTACTGGTTTTTGAAACAGACTTTGGTAATTATGGTACCTTACCCCTTTCTGTCATCCACTCAGACATTCCAAGGCACAAATTCAGGCAGCAACGGTTTTTCCCGGGCCAAGCTTtcgcagctcggccagcggaCCGTCTTGATTTCGCGGCAATTTGGAGATTTGGCGACGACCGTTCACGAGAAGCTTCAAAGCTCACCTCACCCCACGTCCGCTGCGCAAAcaacccaccaccaccgccgcaaCCGTCGCCATGACTGCACCGTCCTTGTACAACGCCGTCGTCAAGCGGCCGTGGCTCCTTAAATTGCTCCAGCCAGTCGCCAACTGGTACACCAATGCCGCTGGCTACCGTCAGATGGGTCTCCGGTGAGTTTCCCTCTTCTCTTCTCAGTTCCCTCCATTGGACCTCCTCGACCATCAGCTGCTCACCATTGCCCGCCACCCCTTCCCCACCGAACAGCGCCGACGACCTCATCTCGGAGGAGAACGAAACGGTGCTCAAGGCGCTGCGCCGGCTGCCGCCCAAGGAGAGCTACGACCGCGTCTACCGGATCCGGCGCGCGACGCAGCTCAGCCTGCAGCACAAGATCCTGCCCAGGTCCGAGTGGACCAAGCCCGAGGAGGACGTGCCCTACCTGACGCCCATCCtggagcagctcgccgccgaggccaaggagcGCGAAGCCCTCGACACCATGACCGTTCTCAAGAAGCACTAGATGACGGGAAGGAGGACGATATGATGTGTTGGACGGAGGGGAGAGGGGCGACGAATGGGCGCCGGGGTGGATGAATTGAACGGATGCGCGGAGGTTAGAGGGAGGGCGCAGCAACTGTACTTTTACGCGGTGGTCCACTGGAGTACGCCGATGGGCAAAGAGAGAAGGCGTTGGGGGCGGTTACCCTTGTATATGCGTATAGACGCCGGCTCTGGATTGCTTCGTCTAACAGACTGCTCGCCCGTTTTCCTTTGTCCAGAATTGCTTTCCGTCTTCGCCGAGTTGGAAGGGCAGTCGTTTCCAATGTGATCTTGGCATTGATTTGACCGTTGTCTTCTCATAGCCTGGTCGCAGCTCTGTTTAAAACGTCTCgaagagcagcagcaagaaTTGGTGCAGCATAACCACACACCGCGGACCAGCATGCCTGAAGAAGCATATCCATTCTTTCCAGCCCGCCTTCGATCTGAAACCACAAGGAATACGATTCCTCATTATTCCTACTTCCTGCATCCCAGCCAATGTCGACAGATATCTTCGAATGCAAGCGCCCCAATGCTATGCAAGGACTCCATCCCATCCCCGGCAGTGATGTATATACAGAGAGGTCCCGCAACGCCCCCATAACCGCCCAGtcgggagcggcgggagAGTCTCTCGTCTTCTCCCACGCCACAGCCAACCCTCTATTCCCGTACATGTGAGATATGCCTGATGTATCCCACGTCGACAACCGTAGCGTACCAATAATCGAATTAATGAACCTCGAGGCGCCGCCTCTGTCCTTTCCCTCTAACACGGGTGAGAAGGGAAGCGGAAAACAAAAGTAAGTGGGGGCTAGCCTGACGAATATTTATAGCGAACAGAAGGAAAGGTAGAACGACAATGAAAACATCAAGGCAAAATGAGACCCTATGCAGAACCCTGTAACGCCTGGCGCCCACATTGCCTGCAGCTCACCATGTCTCGAGTATGTATCGTCGGCTGTCGTGCGGTAATAAGGTCGTGAGGGCGGATAAATAAGAGAGAGAAGGCGATCCTAGTACTTGTGGTCGTCCTTCTCCTCGGTGTCGATGTGCCAGACAACGTAGTTGGGCAGGCCGTAGACGCCGTAGCCCGCCCGCTTGGCCATCTTCGCGAAGCCTTCTGTTTCGGCTTGGTTCTCGAAGGCATAACATGGGAAGTTAATTCCTTAACCCTGTATTAGCGCGCAAGCTTGCAAGGCACAAAAATGCTGGGCTGCTCACCCGATCGGTGGACGTCTGCCTTGACAATGATGTtgacgccgccgatgccgtcCAGCTCAATCTCCTCGTGCTTGTTGCCCCGCCAGTCACCCATGAGGGCCATGTGTTTTCGGCCCGTGTCGTAGTACTTCTTGTAGCCTGCAAGATCGGGTCAGCTGCGCCAGCAAGTGGGGTTTACTGGTAGGCAAGACGCACCCTCAACCAAAATATCGTCCTTTGACAGCTTCGAGGCAAGCCGACGAGCCTTATTCGACTCGACCCAAGAGTTGTAATCGACTGCGAATGGTTAGCAATAGGATCGGCGCAAGAGCGAGGATGCTAGCGACGCACATCTGCCTTCAATATCGCGACCGTCCTCGAACCGGTGGAACCAGATGTCTGCAATAACGTCAGCACCTGTATCCGGCGAAAGAATTGCTGTAGGCTCCTATCCATACTAGGAACGAGGATGTCCCGATCATGGGCGATGAAGTCCTCGAGAACGTCGGCGGGGCACTCCACAATGTCCACGTCCCGCCAGTACACCCACGAATGGTCGGGCCGGAGGGCCGTGGACAGGAGGTAGTTCCTGGCCCTGGCCAAGGCCttgcgccgcggcgcctgGATTTCGAAGCCGTGGCGGTCGTCAACCGCCTGACTCAGCTTGAAGCCAAAATCCTTCTCGACCACCGTAGCACTCCGAAAGGGGACGCTGCCTCCGCTCTTCTGGATCCTatcgagctcggcggcgaggacggcgagggtCTCGTCGGTGCTGTCGCTGACCAGGAAGGCGAGGTCGATGAGATCATGGGGGTAGGTGAGGTTGGTGATAAGCTCAAAGTATCGAGGTAGGTGAGGAGCTGCATCCTTGAGCGGGGTGAGGATGAGCACGCGTTCTCTGTTCTCCACGGCCTTCGTCGTGGACTTGATGACGTTCAGGTCGACATGTTGGACAGTGGACGAGTTGACCTCTACCGGGGCGTGGTGGTTGAAGAGGACGGGTGTACGGAGGTGCGCGTTCCAAGCCGCTTGCTCGTTCGGTGTCATCTCCATCGGTGACTTTGACGGGCCCCAGCAGTAGAAACTATGGCCGAGGGGAGGGCGTGGTTAGCGGCAGGATGCGCACGAGGACTGGCGACGAATCGCGGGGGGGTTAAGACGACGAACCTCTGCATGCCCGACGCTGAGCTGCGAACGCACCGCCATAGTAATAGTATTGCGCCGGCGAGAGCGACGAGCAGGAGAAAGCGCGTCCTGGTCAACAGCATCCATATCGCCCTCGTGGGTGGCAGGCTTGCTCTGGCGGCCTTCCAGCTAACGCCGCCCTTCGGGAGCAGCATCGCGGTGTTCCAGCGGCCCTCAGTGCTACCACCATCAAACATCCGTGGCGTGGCCGGTAGTAGAGAGGGCGCCCGCCCTggcagctcctcggcgcgccgtgggaagaaaaaaaagtgCGCCAATCTGATCAGACGGTTGAGAGGAAGGCGTCCGTCGTGGGGGCACAGCGAGCTGTCCGAGACTGGCCGAAATTTGGAGCAACGCGGGGGGCAGAGCAAACAGTCTGGCACGGTCCGGGCGGCCGGGACAACTTGGTTCGTGAGGGTTAGCTAGGTAGCTAACTATCGTCTTGCGAGTTTCGTCGTCGTGCGCAGAGAATGGACGTCCGCCGTCACTATTATCCTTCGTCGGTGTTCTTTCAGCCGTACTGCAGCCGCGTTCGTCGAGAGAATTCTCGGCTTAACAAGAGCTGTCAAGTTCGAGACCGCCGTGGAAGCCAATTGGAAAGTGAACAGGAGCCATGCGCCAGTCCTGGTTGCGGCCATTTAGCGATTAGTTCGTTCACGTTAGTTACTGGCTGCCAGGGGTCTGGGACCCGCTCCTTCTTCCATTTGCTGCAGAATCAAGATATGATATCCGCTCAAAGTCGCAACCCTGGCCCCTCTCCAACTACTGGACATACTGTGGTAGGGTGTACAGGAAAACCAACTCTGCAAACCATGGAAAATTCCACGGTGCCCATCAGCACATGCAATTTGCGGTGTGCTGCATGATTCAGACACCTCCGCAATCTCGTATAACCCATTGAATCGATGGTTTGCAAGCTCTCCGAGTCCTGGATCAGGTATCAGATTATCTGCGAACCAGCACGCCAAGGCGGGCCAAGACGCCACGCGTCTGCTGGCGGCGTCCACTTCTGGAACGAAGCTTCGACTCGGGCACTCAATCGGACTGCATTTGAGAGCACGGATTGCCAGCATGGATTACCTACTTGAGAACTTCACACTCACACATGCCAAACCTGCAGGGATGACTGATCCGGCATCTCCCATCGTCCAAATTCTCTGTCTTTCCAAGTTTCTTGGATTTTTCTTATGCTGATCACCCCACGGCGTCCTCTATGACCAAGATTCATCTGGAAAGCGTGATAACTACGGGATACTCCGTACACGACAAGCTTTCGCACACGTTCGAAAGGAGAGCGGCATGAATCGTAATCTGGTCCAGATCTTGCGAGGGTTTACCTGCCGTGATTTGCAAGCGCCAATGGGGCACAGCTTCTTGGCTAATGAGATTGTCAGCGCTCCGGCTTGGCAAGCGGCAGGGTGACGAGTCCGGATGGTCTCTCGAAGTACTTGTACTCCGCAGTGTCCGGAGAAGTGGACGGCCCATTCCGTCCTTGAGCTGCTTCTCAAGCACGTGAGCAGGCGACAGAAGCGCGTTGACATCTCGCAGGGCGCGTTTTAGTTGCCGTACAAAAGGACGCCCCTCCATCCATTCAGGGGTCCGCCATGTCAGTGTCGGCCCGTCCTCTCCTTTCCCGTTGGAAACACGCCGCGTCTCGTTGATTAGTGAGCGCCTGCACGCAAAATCATTCATTCCGACGAGGCTTGAATTCGTGAGGGCCGCTTGGTGAGCAGCAGATgcgagcggcagcggagAGGCCAGCCTCGCCGCGCCCACGTCTCACGTTGCGCCCCGTAGCCTTGTCGCCAATCTGACTATTGCTTCTTAACGCTGGTCGTTGTTGTTGAGTATACTTCGTGGCTAGAGCACGCTCGGCATATCGGCGCTCCGGCTTGCCCTCGAACTTGCACTACGCGGGTAAATCAGGTTGTCGCCTGCTTTCTGTTCGTCCCCCAACTGGGTGAACCACCTGCACCACCATCATGGCATCAAGGAGATCAGCGCGcctggccg from Thermothielavioides terrestris NRRL 8126 chromosome 1, complete sequence includes these protein-coding regions:
- a CDS encoding glycosyltransferase family 62 protein (CAZy_ID 269911), whose product is MLLPKGGVSWKAARASLPPTRAIWMLLTRTRFLLLVALAGAILLLWRCVRSSASGMQSFYCWGPSKSPMEMTPNEQAAWNAHLRTPVLFNHHAPVEVNSSTVQHVDLNVIKSTTKAVENRERVLILTPLKDAAPHLPRYFELITNLTYPHDLIDLAFLVSDSTDETLAVLAAELDRIQKSGGSVPFRSATVVEKDFGFKLSQAVDDRHGFEIQAPRRKALARARNYLLSTALRPDHSWVYWRDVDIVECPADVLEDFIAHDRDILVPNIWFHRFEDGRDIEGRFDYNSWVESNKARRLASKLSKDDILVEGYKKYYDTGRKHMALMGDWRGNKHEEIELDGIGGVNIIVKADVHRSGINFPCYAFENQAETEGFAKMAKRAGYGVYGLPNYVVWHIDTEEKDDHKY